In a single window of the Saccharothrix australiensis genome:
- a CDS encoding MFS transporter, with protein MSARTYLLTAGAFAIGTSGYIVSGVLPAVSRELNVSHATAGQLLTAFAIAYAISSPLLAAVTGRWERRTLLVTALGVSAVGNLFAALAPNYPLLLAARVVSALGAAVYTPAATLVATVLSTPDRRGRAVALVFGGLTFSLVFGVPAGNLLGGPLGYQGVFWLIAGVTAVAAVAVRLGLPRVEPPPGVRLRERFAPAADRRVVMVLMLTVLVCLAVFTVFNYIAPLLTATAHVDGAVISGLLVAYGVGGAFGNWASGRLTDRFGIRKLLLVLFSSFTVVLATLPLTTSTVAGAAVALFVWGALTWASNPPIQTWLIALAPANSGLLLSLNASAIYLGVGLSGVVGGVVISWVGLVPLAPIASLLAVVALVLLVLALRPPRQEPAEPNALVVASPDSGSFAKQWK; from the coding sequence ATGTCTGCCCGCACCTACCTGCTCACGGCCGGGGCGTTCGCCATCGGCACCAGCGGGTACATCGTCTCCGGCGTCCTGCCCGCCGTGAGCCGCGAGCTGAACGTCTCGCACGCCACCGCAGGCCAACTGCTCACCGCGTTCGCCATCGCCTACGCGATCTCGTCACCGCTGCTCGCGGCCGTCACCGGCCGGTGGGAGCGCCGGACGCTGCTGGTCACCGCGCTGGGCGTCTCCGCCGTGGGCAACCTGTTCGCGGCGCTCGCCCCGAACTACCCGCTGCTGCTGGCGGCCCGCGTGGTCAGCGCGCTCGGCGCGGCCGTCTACACACCCGCCGCGACGCTCGTGGCGACCGTGCTCAGCACGCCGGACCGCCGTGGCCGGGCCGTCGCCCTGGTGTTCGGCGGCCTGACGTTCTCGCTGGTGTTCGGCGTGCCCGCGGGCAACCTGCTGGGCGGACCGCTCGGCTACCAGGGCGTGTTCTGGCTGATCGCGGGCGTCACCGCGGTCGCCGCTGTCGCCGTGCGCCTGGGCCTGCCGCGCGTGGAGCCGCCGCCCGGCGTCCGCCTGCGCGAGCGGTTCGCGCCCGCCGCCGACCGGCGCGTGGTCATGGTGCTGATGCTGACCGTGCTGGTGTGCCTGGCGGTGTTCACGGTGTTCAACTACATCGCGCCGCTGCTCACGGCCACCGCCCACGTCGACGGCGCGGTGATCAGCGGGCTGCTCGTCGCCTACGGCGTCGGCGGCGCGTTCGGCAACTGGGCGTCGGGCCGCCTCACCGACCGGTTCGGGATCCGCAAGCTGCTCCTGGTGCTGTTCAGCTCCTTCACGGTCGTGCTGGCGACGCTGCCGCTGACCACGTCCACCGTCGCGGGCGCGGCCGTGGCGCTGTTCGTGTGGGGCGCGCTGACGTGGGCGTCGAACCCGCCGATCCAGACGTGGCTGATCGCGCTCGCGCCCGCGAACAGCGGCCTGCTGCTGTCGCTCAACGCGTCCGCGATCTACCTGGGCGTCGGCCTGTCCGGCGTGGTCGGCGGCGTGGTGATCAGCTGGGTCGGCCTGGTGCCGCTGGCGCCCATCGCGTCGCTGCTCGCCGTGGTCGCGCTGGTGCTGCTGGTCCTCGCGCTGCGCCCGCCGCGTCAGGAGCCCGCCGAGCCGAACGCGCTGGTGGTCGCCTCGCCCGACTCGGGGTCCTTCGCCAAGCAGTGGAAGTAG
- a CDS encoding ArsR/SmtB family transcription factor: MQSPLPHPARDEMRIEAVLSALADPIRLRIVRALADSAEGISCGLLDLGVSASTLTHHVRTLREAGVVRVRPRGTSRISSLRRDDLDALYPGLLDGVLAAPR, encoded by the coding sequence ATGCAGAGCCCCCTGCCCCACCCGGCGCGCGACGAGATGCGGATCGAGGCCGTGCTGAGCGCGCTGGCCGACCCGATCCGGCTGCGGATCGTCCGCGCGCTCGCCGACAGCGCGGAAGGGATCTCGTGCGGGCTGCTCGACCTCGGGGTCAGCGCGTCGACGTTGACCCACCACGTGCGGACCCTGCGCGAGGCGGGTGTCGTGCGGGTGCGGCCGCGCGGCACGTCCCGGATCAGCAGCCTGCGCCGGGACGACCTCGACGCCCTCTACCCCGGCCTGCTCGACGGGGTGCTCGCCGCGCCCCGCTGA
- a CDS encoding ABC transporter permease, translated as MFAGLAANVMFGLLRTSVLIAAVAAAPVAGYDVPAVVAYVWLGQGLMAFVQLWGDTRLTERIRTGDVVVDLHRPWHLQTALFAEDLGRAGFSAFLRFAPPLVIGSLIYPFRWPEAAVWPLFLLSSALALVVSFGLRFLLNATTFWLLDSRGVITLYVVAVSVLCGLAVPLDFFPEWFQDLLWATPFPALIQAPIDVYLDRRPQWTVLGYQAFWAVAVYAAGHVVLGRAVRKVAVQGG; from the coding sequence ATGTTCGCCGGCCTGGCCGCGAACGTCATGTTCGGCCTGCTCAGGACCTCCGTGCTGATCGCCGCCGTGGCCGCCGCGCCGGTGGCCGGGTACGACGTGCCCGCCGTCGTCGCGTACGTCTGGCTCGGCCAGGGCCTGATGGCGTTCGTCCAGCTCTGGGGCGACACAAGGCTGACCGAACGCATCCGCACGGGCGACGTCGTGGTCGACCTGCACCGGCCGTGGCACCTCCAGACGGCGCTGTTCGCCGAGGACCTCGGCCGCGCCGGCTTCAGCGCCTTCCTGCGGTTCGCGCCGCCGCTCGTGATCGGGTCGCTCATCTACCCGTTCCGGTGGCCCGAGGCCGCGGTGTGGCCGCTGTTCCTGCTCAGCTCGGCGCTGGCGCTGGTGGTCAGCTTCGGGCTGCGGTTCCTGCTCAACGCCACCACGTTCTGGTTGCTGGACAGCCGGGGCGTGATCACGCTCTACGTGGTTGCGGTCAGCGTGCTGTGCGGCTTGGCCGTGCCGCTGGACTTCTTCCCGGAGTGGTTCCAAGACCTGTTGTGGGCCACGCCCTTCCCGGCGCTGATCCAGGCGCCGATCGACGTCTACCTCGACCGACGTCCACAGTGGACGGTCCTCGGCTACCAGGCGTTCTGGGCGGTCGCCGTGTACGCGGCCGGGCACGTGGTGCTCGGCCGCGCCGTGCGGAAGGTGGCGGTGCAGGGTGGGTGA
- a CDS encoding ABC transporter permease, translating into MGDRVYPKLVGARLRGQMTYRVSFALECLGQGFAQASELVVILALFGQVDSLGGFSRSEVILMYAIASTAFGIADLVAGQLNELPDYIRTGKFDVLLLRPLGTLPQIVVSDVRLRRVGRVAIGVVVMVHALGHNDIAWSPWTALLAVVAPLAGAVIFSAVWVVACAVCFWLVEAQELANTVTYGSNAFTSNPITVYQGWLRRFMAFVVPGAFVAYYPALALLDRPDPLGGPAFLGWVSPLVALAAAGVAGLVWRFAVRHYRGTGS; encoded by the coding sequence GTGGGTGACCGCGTCTACCCGAAGCTCGTCGGCGCCCGGCTGCGCGGCCAGATGACCTACCGGGTCTCGTTCGCCCTGGAGTGCCTCGGCCAGGGTTTCGCCCAGGCTTCCGAGCTGGTCGTGATCCTCGCGCTGTTCGGCCAGGTCGACTCGCTTGGCGGGTTCTCCCGGTCCGAGGTGATCCTGATGTACGCGATCGCGAGCACGGCGTTCGGGATCGCCGACCTGGTCGCGGGCCAGCTGAACGAGCTGCCCGACTACATCCGCACCGGCAAGTTCGACGTGCTCCTGCTGCGCCCCTTGGGCACCCTGCCGCAGATCGTGGTGTCGGACGTCCGGCTGCGCCGGGTCGGCCGGGTCGCCATCGGCGTGGTCGTGATGGTGCACGCGTTGGGGCACAACGACATCGCGTGGTCACCGTGGACCGCGCTGCTGGCGGTCGTCGCGCCGCTGGCCGGCGCCGTGATCTTCTCCGCGGTGTGGGTCGTGGCCTGCGCCGTGTGCTTCTGGCTGGTGGAAGCGCAGGAACTGGCGAACACGGTCACCTACGGCAGCAACGCCTTCACCTCCAACCCCATCACCGTGTACCAGGGGTGGCTGCGGCGGTTCATGGCGTTCGTCGTGCCCGGCGCGTTCGTCGCCTACTACCCCGCACTCGCCCTGCTGGACCGCCCCGACCCGTTGGGCGGCCCGGCGTTCCTGGGCTGGGTCTCACCGCTCGTCGCACTGGCCGCCGCGGGCGTGGCCGGGCTGGTGTGGCGGTTCGCCGTTCGCCACTACCGAGGGACCGGGTCATGA
- a CDS encoding ABC transporter ATP-binding protein, with protein sequence MIEVRELCREFTVTGKAGRFRRTRTTVRAVESVSFDVAAGEAVGYVGPNGAGKSTTIKMLTGILVPTSGHVRVSGVDPSRSRRELARRIGVVFGQRSQLWWDLPLRDSFALLRSIYRVGAADHARRLRECVELLELAPFLDRPVRQLSLGQRMRGEVTAALLHGPELLVLDEPTIGLDLESKERLREFLADLNTARGTTLLLTTHDLDDIERLCRRLVVIDRGTVLADGPLEGLRAEVAPDRVLVVDLERPAEPLEGLLGVVDVRTELGGLRQRLTFRRSETTAAALITAVVARAEVHDLVIEEADIDDVVRRLYARR encoded by the coding sequence ATGATCGAAGTGCGGGAGCTGTGCCGCGAGTTCACGGTGACGGGCAAGGCCGGGCGGTTCCGGCGCACCCGGACGACCGTCCGCGCGGTCGAGTCGGTGAGCTTCGACGTCGCCGCGGGCGAGGCCGTCGGGTACGTCGGGCCGAACGGCGCGGGCAAGTCGACCACCATCAAGATGCTGACCGGCATCCTGGTCCCGACGTCCGGGCACGTGCGGGTGTCCGGCGTCGACCCGTCCCGGTCGCGGCGCGAGCTGGCGCGGCGGATCGGGGTGGTGTTCGGGCAGCGCAGCCAGCTGTGGTGGGACCTGCCCCTGCGCGACAGCTTCGCGCTGCTGCGGTCCATCTACCGGGTGGGCGCGGCCGACCACGCGCGGCGGCTGCGGGAGTGCGTCGAGCTGCTGGAGCTGGCCCCGTTCCTCGACCGGCCGGTGCGGCAGCTCTCGCTCGGGCAGCGGATGCGCGGCGAGGTGACCGCCGCCCTCCTGCACGGCCCGGAGCTGCTGGTGCTGGACGAGCCGACCATCGGGCTGGACCTGGAGTCCAAGGAACGGCTGCGCGAGTTCCTGGCCGACCTCAACACCGCGCGCGGCACCACGCTGCTGCTGACCACGCACGACCTGGACGACATCGAGCGGCTGTGCCGCCGGCTGGTGGTCATCGACCGCGGGACGGTGCTGGCCGACGGCCCGCTGGAGGGCCTGCGGGCGGAGGTCGCGCCGGACCGCGTGCTCGTGGTCGACCTGGAGCGGCCCGCCGAGCCGTTGGAGGGCCTGCTGGGCGTGGTGGACGTGCGGACCGAACTGGGCGGGTTGCGACAGCGCCTCACGTTCCGCCGGTCGGAGACCACGGCCGCGGCGCTGATCACGGCCGTCGTCGCCCGCGCGGAGGTGCACGACCTGGTGATCGAGGAGGCGGATATCGACGATGTGGTGCGTCGGCTCTACGCGCGTCGGTAG
- a CDS encoding bacteriophage spanin2 family protein, with amino-acid sequence MRAGRPVATLVLVLGLAGAVSACDAVQQASDTANQVGAAADKAQLCIDALALAGFTPSSADPQKAVEETKAKAEELTKLAEKTGDTTLKDAITGVSDTMSNVTLNDLDPARLADWSQRKLEQVEKLTRACG; translated from the coding sequence ATGCGCGCAGGTCGTCCGGTCGCCACCCTCGTCCTGGTGCTGGGACTCGCCGGCGCGGTCTCCGCGTGCGACGCGGTGCAGCAGGCGTCCGACACCGCCAACCAGGTCGGGGCCGCCGCCGACAAGGCGCAGCTGTGCATCGACGCGCTCGCGCTCGCGGGCTTCACCCCGAGCTCCGCCGACCCGCAGAAGGCGGTGGAGGAGACCAAGGCCAAGGCCGAGGAGCTGACCAAGCTCGCGGAGAAGACGGGCGACACCACGCTCAAGGACGCCATCACCGGCGTGTCGGACACCATGTCCAACGTGACGCTGAACGACCTCGACCCGGCGCGGCTCGCCGACTGGTCGCAGCGGAAGCTGGAGCAGGTGGAGAAGCTGACGCGCGCCTGCGGCTGA
- a CDS encoding DUF1918 domain-containing protein, translating to MHATVGDRLHVHSRAVGLDERIGEIVEVRGSDGAPPYLVRFSDGHEGLVYPGPDCLVEPRTGD from the coding sequence ATGCACGCGACAGTAGGTGACCGGCTGCACGTCCACAGCCGCGCGGTGGGTCTCGACGAGCGCATCGGCGAGATCGTGGAGGTCCGCGGTTCCGATGGCGCGCCGCCGTACCTGGTCCGCTTCTCCGACGGCCACGAAGGGCTGGTCTACCCCGGCCCGGACTGCCTGGTGGAGCCCCGCACGGGCGACTGA
- a CDS encoding inositol monophosphatase family protein translates to MTKNPWPVPEPLLAPDVHPALAATARAASRAYQEARHLHTRAELRAEVADGADGTPTMRVDAIVEAAIAEAATNAGANLLSEETGFVDNGSAATLVVDPVDGSANAAAGVPLSCFAGALVLDTRPVEALTVWFDTGRAWSAKAGQPTPFRTSGRTELRGASICAMRPKRGTEDAWLRLANAVDRIRVLSTTCLETMLVAEGSVDAFADPGSDTHRLMDLIAALVTVPAAGGALLDLHGRPLTFDLDLTRRWSGVAAATEALADDLITTVLG, encoded by the coding sequence GTGACGAAGAACCCGTGGCCCGTTCCCGAACCCCTGCTCGCCCCCGACGTCCACCCGGCCCTGGCGGCGACCGCCCGCGCCGCGTCCCGCGCGTACCAGGAGGCGCGGCACCTCCACACGCGCGCCGAGCTGCGCGCGGAGGTCGCGGACGGCGCGGACGGCACACCCACCATGCGGGTGGACGCGATCGTCGAGGCGGCGATCGCGGAGGCGGCGACGAACGCGGGCGCCAACCTGCTGTCCGAGGAGACCGGGTTCGTGGACAACGGCTCCGCCGCCACCCTGGTCGTCGACCCCGTGGACGGCTCGGCCAACGCGGCGGCCGGCGTGCCGCTGTCCTGCTTCGCCGGCGCGCTGGTGCTCGACACCCGACCGGTGGAGGCGCTGACGGTCTGGTTCGACACCGGTCGGGCCTGGTCGGCGAAGGCGGGTCAGCCGACGCCGTTCCGCACGTCCGGCCGCACGGAACTCCGGGGCGCGTCGATCTGCGCGATGCGCCCCAAGCGCGGCACCGAGGACGCGTGGCTGCGCCTGGCGAACGCCGTCGACCGCATCCGCGTCCTGAGCACCACCTGCCTGGAGACGATGCTCGTCGCGGAGGGCTCGGTGGACGCGTTCGCCGACCCCGGTTCGGACACCCACCGGCTGATGGACCTGATCGCGGCCCTGGTGACGGTGCCCGCCGCCGGCGGCGCGCTGCTGGACCTGCACGGCCGCCCGCTCACCTTCGACCTGGACCTGACCCGCCGCTGGTCAGGCGTCGCAGCCGCAACCGAGGCCCTGGCCGACGACCTGATCACCACCGTACTGGGCTGA
- a CDS encoding malate dehydrogenase, giving the protein MTRTPVNVTVTGAAGQIGYALLFRIASGHLLGPDVPVRLRLLEIPQAVKAAEGTAMELDDCAFPLLSGIDITDDAKTAFDGVNVALLVGARPRTKGMERGDLLEANGGIFKPQGEAINAGAADDVRVLVVGNPANTNALIAQRHAPDVPAERFTAMTRLDHNRALSQLAKKLGVSVTDIRKLTIWGNHSATQYPDLFHAEVNGRIAAEAVNDQAWLENDFIPTVAKRGAAIIEARGASSAASAANAAIDHVFTWVNGTAEGDWTSAAVVSDGSYGVPEGLISSFPVTSKGGRYEIVQGLEIDDFSRARIDASVAELVEERDAVKALGLI; this is encoded by the coding sequence ATGACCCGCACGCCCGTGAACGTCACCGTCACCGGTGCGGCCGGCCAGATCGGCTACGCACTGCTGTTCCGCATCGCCTCCGGCCACCTGCTGGGCCCCGACGTCCCGGTCCGCCTGCGCCTGCTGGAGATCCCGCAGGCGGTGAAGGCCGCCGAGGGGACCGCGATGGAGTTGGACGACTGCGCGTTCCCGCTGCTGTCCGGCATCGACATCACCGACGACGCCAAGACGGCGTTCGACGGTGTGAACGTGGCGCTGCTGGTCGGCGCCCGCCCGCGCACCAAGGGCATGGAGCGGGGCGACCTGCTGGAGGCCAACGGCGGCATCTTCAAGCCGCAGGGTGAGGCGATCAACGCGGGCGCGGCGGACGACGTCCGCGTGCTCGTGGTCGGCAACCCGGCCAACACCAACGCCCTGATCGCGCAGCGGCACGCACCGGACGTCCCGGCCGAGCGGTTCACCGCGATGACCCGCCTCGACCACAACCGGGCGCTGTCGCAGCTGGCCAAGAAGCTGGGCGTGTCGGTCACCGACATCAGGAAGCTCACCATCTGGGGCAACCACTCGGCGACGCAGTACCCGGACCTGTTCCACGCCGAGGTGAACGGCCGGATCGCCGCCGAGGCCGTGAACGACCAGGCGTGGCTGGAGAACGACTTCATCCCGACCGTGGCCAAGCGCGGCGCGGCGATCATCGAGGCGCGCGGCGCGTCCTCGGCGGCGTCGGCGGCGAACGCGGCCATCGACCACGTCTTCACGTGGGTCAACGGCACCGCCGAGGGCGACTGGACGTCGGCCGCGGTCGTGTCCGACGGCTCCTACGGCGTGCCGGAGGGCCTGATCTCGTCGTTCCCGGTGACGTCGAAGGGCGGCCGGTACGAGATCGTGCAGGGCCTGGAGATCGACGACTTCTCGCGCGCCCGCATCGACGCCTCCGTGGCCGAGCTGGTCGAGGAGCGCGACGCGGTGAAGGCCCTCGGCCTGATCTGA
- a CDS encoding pentapeptide repeat-containing protein — translation MIEADEDYGDAVLAGQRWEGRSFVRCDFTEADLRGLVTSGCSFTECTFDRADLGGSAHTATAFRSCRFDRAVLASASFRSCTLLGSTFVDCGLRGLALEETDLTLVGLSRALLRKASLRGLRLREANLEGADLRDADLRDADLTGARLRECRFEGADLRGARVGADGLVAADLRGARVDLATAVAFAAAHGLRVD, via the coding sequence ATCATCGAAGCGGACGAGGACTACGGCGACGCCGTGCTGGCCGGGCAGCGGTGGGAGGGTCGCTCGTTCGTGCGGTGCGACTTCACCGAAGCCGACCTGCGGGGGCTGGTGACGTCGGGTTGCTCGTTCACCGAGTGCACGTTCGACCGCGCCGACCTGGGCGGTTCCGCGCACACCGCGACGGCGTTCCGGTCCTGCCGGTTCGACCGGGCCGTGCTGGCGTCCGCCTCGTTCCGGTCGTGCACGCTGCTCGGGTCGACGTTCGTGGACTGCGGGTTGCGGGGGCTCGCCCTGGAGGAGACCGACCTCACGCTGGTGGGGCTGTCGCGGGCGTTGCTGCGCAAGGCGTCGTTGCGCGGGTTGCGGCTGCGGGAGGCCAACCTGGAGGGCGCGGACTTGCGGGACGCCGACCTGCGGGACGCCGACCTGACGGGCGCGCGGCTGCGGGAGTGCCGGTTCGAGGGCGCGGACCTGCGCGGGGCCAGGGTGGGCGCGGACGGGCTGGTCGCGGCGGACCTGCGCGGGGCGCGGGTGGACCTGGCGACGGCCGTGGCCTTCGCCGCAGCGCACGGGCTCCGCGTGGATTGA
- a CDS encoding glycohydrolase toxin TNT-related protein (This protein contains a domain related to Tuberculosis Necrotizing Toxin, which is the C-terminal effector domain of outer membrane channel protein CpnT, and which has a lethal NAD+-glycohydrolase activity.), translated as MSEPKPLNPTEQDALVKQIGLTLMRAAPEDWRHVSAEYRATGRYFELAAEVRSADGTMRVWSPPQEVAGLFSRLRAGMYREGRGSWTNARYQLDHPSSYNLDFDRAEPAWQTPPPPQAYVDEMRFFPRADENVPDWLRRRLAQQPPTPPPPTPPRGFRTARVFDGAGPGGRPSVNRPPVPEGEHELLLDYLDHAPVAVIGRGFDADVLNPDAPAVVPVAFQTDGHWIWPAAVGYYLRAYGVPPEPELVERAKANDYVLPDVPEEARIAAAANLGAPAAPRDTRLPVAEAAEQAAEPFEAFAEREEPVEVGATVVAPRPEVPPPPSAVADPPEAEREREHDPEPPAAAPADVEETANLTEITPEVAEFTQDGPPYRVRFEEDGGPVIDDRYRRETYVDGMDLFAPASYDRELNDTQAWSPFAEEGSEPAVREGTAEAAAPAEPAPEEVAEDGPDLADVPVAEAGHEQAGHDQAGAAPEAVEQTTEFEVDQEELFHEQQAFAQPQFGDQQQFGDQQQFADEQQFGDRQPFADEQPPFGAQEQFADQQFAEKSFEDEQFEGRQFGGEQFADQRFDDQQFGDRQFDGRQFGGEQFEGRPFAEREFGEREFDGEGGFAEGSFGEQAAPVEPRQVTPEEERELTGVRRALDDLDVPPAAYRFGEPADRTWVLRTEGRSWEVSWFDHGPTNPVRFDRVEDAAAYLIGKLVLTGRRAPRPLPPPPPRNQPPRPPMAEGFREEPQRPHGEGFRDEPHRAPAEGFREEPHRPHGENFREEPHREAFRDEPQRPHGEGFREEPARPPATNGFRDDRRPVPPPPTPRPENQPEAPKARSWPITPMNGEPPLTLFRHKQMVELPAGTEVDRFGDGNGNLVYAVGTPFEERSLVPSWINRPYRVYRLRRAVEVLTGVAVPWFEQPGGGTAYLMPKSIEDMLADGVLVEVANQEAPTH; from the coding sequence GTGTCCGAGCCGAAGCCGTTGAACCCGACCGAGCAGGATGCGCTGGTCAAGCAGATCGGCCTGACGCTGATGCGCGCCGCCCCGGAAGACTGGCGGCACGTGTCCGCGGAGTACCGCGCGACCGGTCGGTACTTCGAGTTGGCCGCCGAAGTGCGGTCCGCCGACGGCACCATGCGCGTCTGGTCGCCGCCGCAGGAGGTGGCGGGCCTGTTCTCGCGCCTGCGCGCCGGCATGTACCGGGAGGGTCGCGGCAGCTGGACCAACGCCCGCTACCAGCTCGACCACCCGTCGAGCTACAACCTCGACTTCGACCGCGCCGAGCCCGCGTGGCAGACGCCACCGCCGCCGCAGGCGTACGTGGACGAGATGCGGTTCTTCCCGCGCGCCGACGAGAACGTGCCGGACTGGCTGCGCCGCAGGTTGGCGCAGCAGCCGCCGACGCCGCCGCCACCGACCCCGCCGCGCGGCTTCCGGACGGCCAGGGTGTTCGACGGCGCGGGCCCCGGCGGGCGGCCCTCGGTGAACCGGCCGCCGGTGCCGGAGGGCGAGCACGAGCTGCTGCTGGACTACCTGGACCACGCGCCGGTCGCCGTCATCGGGCGCGGGTTCGACGCCGACGTGCTGAACCCGGACGCGCCCGCGGTCGTGCCGGTGGCGTTCCAGACCGACGGCCACTGGATCTGGCCCGCCGCCGTGGGCTACTACCTGCGGGCGTACGGCGTGCCGCCGGAACCCGAGCTGGTCGAGCGGGCCAAGGCGAACGACTACGTGCTGCCCGACGTCCCGGAGGAGGCGCGGATCGCCGCGGCGGCGAACCTGGGCGCGCCCGCCGCGCCGCGCGACACGCGGTTGCCGGTGGCCGAGGCCGCCGAGCAGGCCGCCGAGCCGTTCGAGGCGTTCGCCGAGCGGGAGGAGCCGGTGGAGGTGGGCGCGACGGTCGTCGCGCCGCGGCCCGAGGTGCCCCCGCCGCCCTCCGCCGTGGCCGACCCGCCCGAGGCGGAGCGCGAGCGCGAGCACGACCCGGAGCCGCCCGCCGCCGCGCCCGCGGACGTCGAGGAGACGGCGAACCTGACCGAGATCACGCCCGAGGTCGCCGAGTTCACGCAGGACGGCCCGCCGTACCGGGTGCGGTTCGAGGAGGACGGCGGCCCGGTCATCGACGACCGCTACCGGCGGGAGACCTACGTCGACGGGATGGACCTGTTCGCGCCCGCGAGCTACGACCGGGAGCTGAACGACACCCAGGCGTGGAGCCCGTTCGCCGAGGAGGGCTCCGAGCCGGCGGTCCGGGAGGGGACCGCCGAGGCGGCGGCGCCCGCCGAGCCCGCGCCGGAGGAGGTGGCGGAGGACGGGCCGGACCTCGCCGACGTGCCGGTGGCGGAGGCCGGGCACGAACAGGCCGGGCACGACCAGGCCGGTGCCGCGCCGGAGGCGGTCGAGCAGACCACCGAGTTCGAGGTCGACCAGGAGGAGCTGTTCCACGAGCAGCAGGCGTTCGCGCAGCCGCAGTTCGGCGACCAGCAGCAGTTCGGCGACCAGCAGCAGTTCGCGGACGAGCAGCAGTTCGGCGACCGGCAGCCGTTCGCGGACGAGCAGCCGCCGTTCGGCGCGCAGGAGCAGTTCGCCGACCAGCAGTTCGCCGAGAAGTCGTTCGAGGACGAGCAGTTCGAGGGCCGGCAGTTCGGCGGCGAGCAGTTCGCGGACCAGCGGTTCGACGACCAGCAGTTCGGTGACCGGCAGTTCGACGGAAGGCAGTTCGGCGGCGAGCAGTTCGAGGGTCGGCCGTTCGCCGAGCGGGAATTCGGCGAGCGCGAGTTCGACGGCGAGGGCGGCTTCGCGGAGGGGTCCTTCGGCGAGCAGGCCGCGCCGGTCGAGCCGAGGCAGGTCACGCCCGAGGAGGAGCGCGAGCTGACCGGCGTCCGGCGCGCCCTGGACGACCTGGACGTGCCGCCCGCCGCCTACCGGTTCGGCGAGCCGGCGGACCGCACGTGGGTGCTCCGGACCGAGGGCCGGTCGTGGGAGGTGTCGTGGTTCGACCACGGCCCGACCAACCCGGTCCGGTTCGACCGCGTGGAGGACGCCGCGGCCTACCTGATCGGCAAGCTGGTCCTCACCGGCCGCCGCGCCCCGCGCCCGCTGCCACCACCCCCGCCGCGCAACCAGCCACCGCGCCCGCCGATGGCCGAGGGCTTCCGCGAGGAGCCCCAGCGCCCGCACGGCGAGGGCTTCCGCGACGAGCCGCACCGCGCTCCCGCCGAGGGCTTCCGCGAGGAACCGCACCGCCCGCACGGCGAGAACTTCCGCGAGGAACCGCACCGCGAAGCCTTCCGCGACGAGCCCCAGCGCCCGCACGGGGAAGGCTTCCGCGAGGAACCGGCACGCCCACCCGCGACCAACGGCTTCCGCGACGACCGCCGCCCCGTCCCGCCGCCGCCGACGCCGCGCCCGGAGAACCAGCCCGAAGCACCGAAGGCGCGCTCCTGGCCGATCACGCCCATGAACGGCGAACCACCGCTCACCCTCTTCCGGCACAAGCAGATGGTCGAGCTGCCCGCCGGCACGGAGGTCGACCGGTTCGGCGACGGCAACGGCAACCTCGTCTACGCCGTCGGCACCCCGTTCGAGGAGCGCTCCCTGGTCCCGTCGTGGATCAACCGCCCGTACCGCGTGTACCGGTTGCGCCGCGCGGTGGAGGTGCTGACCGGCGTCGCCGTGCCGTGGTTCGAGCAGCCCGGCGGCGGCACGGCCTACCTGATGCCCAAGTCGATCGAGGACATGCTGGCCGACGGCGTCCTGGTGGAGGTCGCGAACCAGGAGGCGCCGACCCACTGA